The Palaemon carinicauda isolate YSFRI2023 chromosome 24, ASM3689809v2, whole genome shotgun sequence nucleotide sequence GTAGCTGTTTTTAATGGTCTGTTTGTAGCTGTTTTAATGGTCTGTTTGTAGCTGTTTTAATGGTCTGTTTGTAGCTGTTTTTAATGGTCTGTTTGTAACTGTTTTAATGGTCTGTTTGTAGCTGTTTTTAATGGTCTGTTTGTAGCTGTTTTAATGGTCTGTTTGTAGCTGTTTCTAATGGTCTGTTTGTAGCTGTTTTTAATGGTCTGTTTGTTGCTGTCAGTTTTTAATGATCTGTTTGTAGCTGTCTTCCTCTAACTCCACAGGGATTGTTCGTAAGATTTCATAACTTGTAGTGAGATTTGCTGTTATTTTAAGCTTCCAGTAATAGTAGTTTACTCTTGATTGGCAACGAGTGGATGTGGTAGTAACATTATTTTACACTTATCAAGAGCCATCCCATTTTGGGGGAAACTTATTATAAATAGCAAAGAActattctttgtttccttatttccattccttcctagggctattttccttgttggagcccttgggcttgtagcattctgctttaccaactactgtagggttgtagtttggctagtaacaaaaacaacaacaataataataatattaataataataataataataggtgccaACGAGCAGATATAGAAGTGactgttttttttctcttctcttgagCCATCCCATTTgggaaggaaatttattattatacataaatataagtctctctctcactCCAGATATCCCTGTTATGGTCATAAGTTTAAGAGAAGTGAACATTTTGAATAAAATTAACTAAAattgtacatttatacacacacacacacacacacatatatatatatatatatatgtaaatatatatatatatatatatatatatgcacatatgtatatatacatatgcatatatgtatatacacacacacacacacatatatatatatatatatatgcacatatgtatatatacatatgcatatatgtatatatacatatatatatatatatatatatatatatgtatatatacatatatatacatatatataatatatatatttatatatactgtatatatatataatatatatatataaacacgtgtacgtatatgcatacatatacaccacAATAATCAACACAATACTGtgtttgaatagaaaataaaatcttacctcacactgggatcgaaccctcGTCACTTAGAACGATAAGCAAGGTAGCTATCAACCAAGCCATACAGGACATACATATCATAACTCATATCAAAACTCACCACCAGGAACTGGATGAAATCACAACTCATATCACAACTCACCACCAGGAACTGGATGAAATCACAACTCATATCACAACTCACCACCAGGAACTGGATGAAATCACAACTCATATCACAACTCACCACCAGGAACTGGATGAAATCACAACTCATATCAAAACTCACCACCAGGAACTGGATGAAATCACAACTCATATCACAACTCACCACCAGGAACTGGATGATATCACAACTCACCACCAGGAACTGGATGAAATCACAACTCACCACCAGGAACTGGATGAAATCACAACTCATATCAAAACTCACCACCAGGAACTGGATGAAATCACAACTCATATCAAAACTCACCACCAGGAACTGGATGAATTCACAACTCACATCACAACTCACCACCAGGAACTGGATGAAACCAAACCAAAatctataaatattaaatattctttATTCCATTTTTCAACTACAAAGGTTGCATGTCCAAAATAACACATTACAGCATCTGAACCCAACACAAAAATCAGTGATGTACTGTGAATTGTACTCTCTAGTAATGGAGATTGTATCTTAtcagggggggtggggggtggggggctttTCAAAAGCTTCCCGGACCGGTACTTTTTGCTTAAGTTGCACTTTTCGATATATTGGGGGTCTCTTGTCGTGGAAAGTTAGAAATACGTAAATAAAGTGAGTTGTGTTATATATACTAACCACTAGAGACTTTGATTATTTGAAAACTAAACAGTTTAAAGTGAACTTGGTACaacttattgaaataaaataattcactATGCCACGTAGGTGAATTTGGTTCAACAAATCATAATTCACAATATCAGAAAGGTGAATTTGGTACAGAATTCCTTTTCAAACCATAATAATTCACTGGACCAAAAAGGTGAACTTACTAAAACAATAATTCACTATACCACAAAGATGAATTTGGTACAGAATTCCCTTTCAAACCATAATAATTCACAAGACCAAAAAGGTGAACTTCCTATAAATTATGAAATCATAATAATTCACTATAACAGAAAGATGAATTTAGAACAGAATTCCTTTTCAAACCATAATAATTCACTGGACCAAAAAGGTGAACTTCCTATGACTTATGAAATCATAATAATTCACTATAACAGAAAGATGAATTTGGTACAGAATTCCTTTTCAAACCATAATAATTCACTGGACCAAAAAGGTGAACTTCCTATGACTTATGAAATCATAATAATTCACTATAACAGAAAGATGAATTTAGTAGAGAATTCCTTTTCAAACCATAATAATTCACTGGACCAAAAAGGTGAACTTCCTATAAATTATGAAATCATAATAATTCACTATAACAAAAAGATGAATTTAGTACAGAATTCCTTTTCAAACCATAATAATTCACTGGACCAAAAAGGTGAACTTCCTATAAATTATGAAATCATAATAATTCACTATAACAGAAAGATGAATTTAGTACAGAATTCCTTTTTAAACCATAATAATTCACTGGACCAAAAAGGTGAACTTCCTATAAATTATGAAATCATAATAATTCACTATAACAGAAAGATGAATTTAGAACAGAATTCCTGTTGAAACCATAATAATTCACTGGACCAAAAAGGTGAACTTCCTATAAATTATGAAATCATAATAATTCACTATAACAGAAAGATGAATTTAGTACAGAATTCCTTTTCAAACCATAATAATTCACTGGACCAAAAAGGTGAATTTACTAGAACTTATGAAACCATAATAATTCACTATACCAAAAAGTGGACTTGGTACAACTTATCAGATTATAATTATTCAATATGCCACAAAAGTGAACTTAGTACAAAAATTCACATCAaataatattaattcaatataTCATTCATCATTATATCATAGATTTGGTGCAAAATTTCTCACCAAGCCATAATAATTCACTAAACCAAAAAGGTGGATTTGTTACAGCTTATTAAACCATTACAATTCACTAAACCACAAAGGTGAAATTAGTACAAAATTTATTATCAAATCATAATAATTCACTAAACCAAAAAGGTGGATTTGTTACAGCTTATTAAACCATTACAATTCACTAAACCACAAAGATGAAATTAGTACAAAATTTATTACCAAATCATAATAATTCACTAAACCAAAAAGGTGGATTTGTTACAACTTATTAAACCATTACAATTCACTAAACCACAAAGATGAAATTAGTACAAAATTTATTATCAAATCATAATAATTCACTAAACCAAAAAGGTGGACTTTGTACAACTTATTAAACCATTACAATTCACTAAACCACAAAGATGAAATTAGTACAGAATTTATCATTAAGCCGTAATAACTCGATAAACCAAAAAAGGTGATATTGGTACAGTTACAAGTTATCAAATCGAAATAATGCACTGTAAACTTGTAGAAAATTCCTCATCATACATTTCTCCAAAAAACAGAACTGTGTAGTAATGACATCCAAATACAGTACATAATCCACAAAAACACAAATAACCAACTAAAGGTATTGTAATAAGGAGTAATATGCATCTCGATCAACGAAAGAAATATTATAAGTACGACCTATATTGAGTTTACATAGTATCAATGTCCAGTATTTATTCAATAAAAAGATAGAACAAACCTTACCTCTACAGCAGTATTGAAATAGAGCCTCTGTTTTAACTTAAAAGCAGTAATTAAGCGTACAAATAATAACACTCTAGTCGCCGcggagattccgggcaaaataagccccacccactgtgacgtcatagccaattGTGTTGTCTCCTGCATTAAGCAGCCACACGTGATTGgttatgacatcatcagggggcgGGGCTTCTTTCGCCCAGCATCAATGCAGTGACTTTAGATGTAAGTTATAATGAAATGCCTTGATAATATATTTGCATGGTActgatattttaaagtttttatctttatttttattcaccATATACCATGTGACAGTTAAACAGTATACcttttaatgaaaagaagactattATACAGTTGGGAACAAATCAAAATAAACAGTTGGCAATGCATTGCAATATTACACTTCAAAGATAAATTGTAATTACTCAAAAGACTCCTTGTGATAATATAAATATTGTTGGAaatctaaaattttcatttatggTAGACAGAATAAATAAGTAGATGGCACACTTCAGACACAGAATATGAACAAAATTATGACTGTTTCTACAATTCCCTATAGGATGAGGTAGCTTACCCATCACCCTGCCCCTACTGTTGATAATGGAGCTTAAAAGTTATTGACACCTGGCATTTTTATTGTACAATCCAACTCCTAACCAGGTCCAACTGCCAACGATTTAGCAAACATGTTACTACCATAAATACCTGAAAATCAGAATATTAAATTACATTACGAAAGTGGTTTAGCCAACATCATTCTCTGCAGTCCTTCCAGACTGCCATTTCAATCCGTATCACAAAGGGTCTATCGAAGACGAAATATATTGGTAATCAGAGCAGCTCTTAACTTCCTGCTCATAGGCAAGGCTCTACTTCACAGACACCGTACAGTACCTTAGAGTAACCAATCATTTTCACAAAGACTGTACAGGAGAAGAAATACAGAGGAAATCAGAACAGCTGTAGACTTCCTCCTTACAGTAAGACGCTGTACAGTACCGTAGGTTAATCAATCCTTTTTACAAAAGCTATACAGTGCTGGAGAAAAAATACAGAGGTAACCAGCACAACTCTAGCCTTCCTGCTCACAGGCAATATATCAATTCCTCAAAACTCTATACAGATTACTGTCTATTAACATAAGAGGTCATCACCTACAGCAACATTATGCTGGATTATGCAAACAGAACGAGTCTTGTACTATTGACTCCAGGGGGAATATATTACTTTCAGAACTAACCTGTCAGTAACCTATGAAATCAAAAGCCAATTTCTTCCTGTGCTACTCACTAAATGAGACTGAAGACTGATTGTTCTTTTTGGAATTAtgcatgaaaaattaaaataggaatTACTATACAAACAAGTTCCTTCTGTCACCCCTATCAAAAGGGGACAAAAAcacttaaatcataaaaaaaaagcacCGGTCAGTCTTCGCAAATGCAAATTGGGAACAAGTCACATATAATTTGGTTAAACCAATCAAAAAATTCTTTAAAAGGATAACATAAGATGTACATTGTATGCATGCATATGAAcgaaataaaaatgattattatattatcactatatatatattatgtactatgTATCCATGCAGTTGTACTACGCTCGCATACTTAAGTGACAAAGTTAACTAACCCCAAAAGAGGTTCCCCTGGCATGCTGTATTTATTATAGAGACAGCACGaaggataaatgaaataaaaaaaaagagggatacATGGAAAATAATAAGTCAGGTACGTTAGTAATGCTCAGACTATGGCTCGATGTCCAACTGAAAGATGAAGTTATTTGCAGGTTCgaacttcttgttcttcttcttgtttttcctcttcttcttgctCGCCTTGACGACGAAACCTTCTCCATCGTCGTTTTCGCTACTGGCAGTGCTGCCTTTGTTGTTCGATACGTTGCCACTGGTATTGCTACTGCTGCTGGTGCTGTTATTGTTTTCAACGTCCAAATCCACATCTACAAACGTGCTGTGGAGATCACGGGAGGATGTGAACTTGGCATTGGTGGAGTCCCAGAGAATTTCGTCGGCCTCTACTGTAGCGTCGGTATCATCCTCATCTGTGGTGGTGGTGGTCGTGGGCTCGCCACTCGAAGGGCCTGGGTCACTGTGGCACTGGCTAGCGTCGCTGTCTCTGTCGCTGCTGCCTTCGGACGTCCTGCGATTGCGACACTTCTGCTTCTTGAGGGCCTTCTTCTGGTTCTTGGCTCTCTGGCCCAGGATGGACGAGTTGGACCGGAAGAGCTGGCGGGACACGACGTCGTTGAAACGGACGCTCTTCTTCTCTCCCAAGAGGGAGGTCAGACTCTCCTCCACGCTCTCCTCCTCGTCCTCGGCGAGATCCACCTCCAGGGGCGTCTCCAAGGACACGAGGGATTCCAAGGGCACAACTGAACCTAGCTGAGACTCGCTGAGGGAGCGAGAGCGCCTTTTCAAAATGCCCCTAGGCCAAGAGCAGGTGGGGCCCTTCAATCTCATCCCAGGGGTCGTGGGGATCTCCTCGCACATGCTGACGGCTCGGGTGACCCGGGGCTTCCTGACGACGCCTTCGGCCACATTTTGCTTGAGAGGGGATGCTTCTCCAAGACCATGCTGCaatgaaatagagaaataataGCATGTTACTTTCTGGTTTACAATTGTCACAAAACAATGTATGATTAGCAGACTAATGTATGGTTGTCACAATAATGTAAGTCACAGACTAATGTATGGTTGTCACAATAATGTAAGTCACAGACTAATGTATGGTTGTCACAATAATGTAAGTCAAAGACTAATGTATGGTTGTCACAATAATGTAAAGTCACAGACTAATGTATGGTTGTCACACTAATGTAAGTCACAGACTAATGTATGGTTGTCACAATAATGTAAGTCACAGACTAATGCATGGTTGTCACAATAATGTAAGTCACAGACTAATGCATGGTTGTCACAATAATGTAAGTCACAGACTAATGTATGGTTGTCACAATAATGTAAAGTCACAGACTAATGTATGGTTAGGACACAATAGTGTATGGTTGTCACATAATACATGGTTATCGTAGAGTAATACATGGTTGTCCCAGAACAATGTATGGTAAGTCCCATACATATTAagataaaattgaaaagaaatatgcACACAGAGCGAAACATTTTCTGTTGAGAACAAACTCACAAGCATCAACAGTTTATATGtctgtattattctctctctctctctctctctctctctctctctctctccatgtggcaAAATTGAACATAACCCCCTCATGGTGGGAGAGCAAGTAAGCATGTTTGATCACCCCAGAACTACGacaaccccagagagagagagagagagagagagagagagagagagagaacttaactaGAATAACCTCTGGACATAATACGATCCGGAACAGACAGTTACAAGTCGCATCAAAGATGTGGATCAAAATTCAGCTCATGATGTTTTGCAGCACAAGCGGATAAAAAAAACACACTGGGATAAGTAAGTGGAGGAAGATTAATGAGAATTATGGATAAAGGGTAAAAGACTCTTGGATAAAGGGTAAAAGACTCTTTTCGtgggtattaggttggccagggcaccagccacccgttgagatactaccactttagttattgagtcctttgagtggccagacagtactacattggatccttctcggccagatagtactacattggatccttctcggccagatagtactacattggatccttctctctggttacggctcattttctctttccCTACACAGACACAGATtattctggcccattctttacatattctcccctatcttcatacacctgataacactgagattactaaacaattcttctttgctcaaggggttaactactgcgatatgattgctcagtggctactttcctcttggtaagggtagaagagactttagctatggtaagcagctcttctaggaaaaggacactccaaaatcaaaccattgttctctagtcttgggtagtgtcatagactctgtaccatggtctttcactgtcttgggttagagttctctcgcttgagggtacactcaggcaaactattctatcttatttttcttcctcttattttcctagtttttatagtttatatatgaaatatttattttaagagttgttactgttcttaaacatcttatttcaattgttaattacttctcttatttccttgtttcctttcctcactgggctattttccctgtttgggaccctgaacttataggatcctgcttttccaactagggttgtggcttagcaagtaataataataacaataataataataataataataattcacccaaTCTTCAAATATACACTTcgcaactaagagagagagagagagagagagagagagagagagagagagacttcgaaaAGAAGGAGAGTGAAACACCATTAAACCTGGACTGCGTGCCTAGATTTCTTAAATCCAGCCTCTGCAGATGTGATCTGAGGGAAGGAAAATAACAGGAGCAGTCAGaaggccttttctctctctctctctctctctctctctctctcttctctctatttatatatatatatatatatatatatataatatatatatatatatatatatatatatatatatatatatatatatatatatatatatatatatatatatatatatatatatatatatatatatatatatatatatataatatatatatatatatatatatatatatatatatatatatatatatatatatatatatatatatatatataatatatatatatatatatatatatatacagtatatataatcataactattattattatgagtatttaaTTAGCGTCCAATTTTGTTGATTaagaaacatttctctctctctctctctctctctctctctctctctcaatgtggcaatttctttagatacaaaatagcaaaatacttggaatagacttccagcagatgtagtaaacagttagatggtaaacgagttcaagaataagttagacaagatcataagaactctctctaaatgcttaaactaaatcgctctaccaaagagcaaatggagtctccgcggatagagtaaaaagtctttgagatattcaaaatccttgtaactctctctctctctctctctctctctctctctctctctctctctctctctctctctctctctctctctctaagtattcaatcagatggtcctaccagtattatgcataaaaaacttggagccttactaaaacattagaacatacactagttacaactcaaagagctatggaaagaatgatgatgggaataacactaagagacagaaacagagcaacattatgagagcaaactaaagtaaaggatattctaacatcatgtaagaaaaagaaatggacatgggcatgacatataatgagaatgacagataatagatggacattaagaataacagaatgggtccctagagattgtaaaagaagaaggggatggaagagaagagaatggattgacgaactaagaaagtttacggataTGGACTGGcgcagaaaggccataaacagacgccaaggggaagaacatgtctgaggcctttgttttgcagtggactagtaacggctgatgatatatatatatatatatatatatatatatatatatatatatatatatatatatatagcctgaaacttgctctttattacatattattattattattattattattattattattattattatcacttgctaagctacaacaccagttggaaaagcaggatgctataagtccagggccccaaaagggaaaatagcccagtgaggaaaggaaacaaggaaaaaataaaatattttaagaacagtaacatcactgacataaatctttcatatataaactataaaaactttaacaaaacaagaggaaaagaaacgagatagaatagtgtgcccgagtgtaccttcaaggaagagaactctaacccaagacagtgaaaggccatggtacagaggctatgacactacccaagactagagaaaaatggtttgattttggagtgtccttctcctagaagagctgcttaccatagctaaagagtctcttctaccctacatAGGGAagatacggacacacacacactctcaagcaagagaattctaacccaagacagtggaacaccatggtacagaggctatgaaactacccaagactagagaacaatggtttgattttggagtgtcctcctcctagaagagctgcttaccatagctaaagagtctcttctaccctacatAGGGAAGATACGGACACACACACTCCTACCTGTGAATGTTCCACTGGAATGTACGTCAGACGGTTGAGCACTGGACAGACAACGAGACCGTAAACACTATTTATAAACTGGAATCGACTTTTCACGACAAACACATCGTCTGGTTCCACGTCTAGGTAATTCTTTGTACCCACtgacatcatgatctcccttgcTAGGTTCAGTTTAAGTTTCGACATAAGGCAGGCAGAGAAGACACTTTTTTCATTGAATAGAAAATTGATTTTGGATTATATATCGGAGGTTCAAGAATACTGTCACAGAATACACTTTTTTCATTGAATAGAAAATTGAATATGGATTATATATTGGAGGTTCACGACTTTATTGCCACAGAATTCACTCTTCATTGAATAGAAAATTGATTTTGGATTCTATATTGGAGGTTCAAGGCTCTACTGCCACTGAACTAAGGCAGGCAGAGTTCTACTGTCACATAATTCCCTTTTTCATTGAATAGAAAATTGAATACGGATTATATATTGGAGGTTCACGACTTTATTGCCACAGAATTCACTTTTTTCATTGAATAGAAAATTGAATACGGATTATATATTGGAGGTTCACGACTTTATTGCCACAGAATTCACTCTTCATTGAATAGAAAATTGAATATGGATAATATATCAGAGGTTCAAGTCTCTACTGCCACTGAATTAAGGCTCGTATAAGCCAGTCTAATCTACACAAAGCTACTAAATTCTATGCTATAACGTAGAATCAATCGAACTAACTATAACAATATGtttagaaaataaaacttataagaCGAAATACTTTTCAAATTGTTAAAGTATTGGAACCCCACTACGTGACAATTACTACAAAATTGATTAAACGTCAAAAGAATAAACTTGGCACTATAATGCATACACACGTTTGCCCTCGGCACAGCGAAGACTAAAAACCCAATGAGGGAGGATAATACGTAGGGAGAAATTGAGAAAAGGGAGTGTTTGCGGGAGAagtgagaggggggagggaggggggtagTAGCAA carries:
- the LOC137618278 gene encoding protein kintoun-like, which gives rise to MMSVGTKNYLDVEPDDVFVVKSRFQFINSVYGLVVCPVLNRLTYIPVEHSQHGLGEASPLKQNVAEGVVRKPRVTRAVSMCEEIPTTPGMRLKGPTCSWPRGILKRRSRSLSESQLGSVVPLESLVSLETPLEVDLAEDEEESVEESLTSLLGEKKSVRFNDVVSRQLFRSNSSILGQRAKNQKKALKKQKCRNRRTSEGSSDRDSDASQCHSDPGPSSGEPTTTTTTDEDDTDATVEADEILWDSTNAKFTSSRDLHSTFVDVDLDVENNNSTSSSSNTSGNVSNNKGSTASSENDDGEGFVVKASKKKRKNKKKNKKFEPANNFIFQLDIEP